The Pseudochaenichthys georgianus chromosome 8, fPseGeo1.2, whole genome shotgun sequence genome has a segment encoding these proteins:
- the arhgap44a gene encoding rho GTPase-activating protein 44 isoform X5, translating to MKKQFNRMRQLANQTVGRAEKTEVLSEDLLQVEKRLDLVKQVTHSTHKKLTACLQGQQGADVEKRSVKSPSKKLPLTILAQCMVEGAAVLGDDSLLGKMLMMCGETEEKLAQELILFEFQIERDVVEPMYVLAEVDIPNIQKQRKHLAKLVLDMDSARTRFHQSSKSSSHPSTLQPGAKAESLREEMEEAANRMEICRDQLSADMYSFVAKEIDYANYFQTLIETQAEYHRKSLEILQSILPQIKAHQEAWVEKPSYGKSLEDHLNISGREIAFPIEACVTMLLECGMQEEGLFRIAPSASKLKKLKASLDCGVLDVQEYSSDPHAIAGALKSYLRELPEPLMTTELYDEWIQASNIPDLEKRLQALMAVCEKLPTDNLNNFRYLIKFLAKLTDFQDDNKMSPGNQAIVLGPNLLWTHTEPNMTEMMTTLSLQIVSIVEPIIQHADWFFPGEIEFNLTGCYGSPIHSNHNSNYSSMPSPDLDQSERKQQHDQTRRPLSVATDNMMLEFYKKDGIRKIQSMGVRVMDTSWVSRKGSATLTRKTSSTPPGLQGSVDTLIPEQPGELACSPSATPPLGERICSFKSKELSPVIGHKGIQVAGPTVPLSCSPQSSSQSPHSIEHSPHTLRKGSKKLAPVPPKVPYSQSCGMSDQSTGQPSPVSLSPTPPSTPSPYGLACPPGQVPPCSPGQTLFGASHSLSSPPSLTGTLTKSRPTPKPRQRPSLPPPQPPTAPQLFTGSAMATVPQPLELGLLDGLSPGESMSTDIFNYEIPSINVNLDSLIDEFSGAPCRRSLAVTDSPEGDAVPEEEPQSTTL from the exons GGCCGAGAAAACAGAGGTGTTAAGCGAGGACCTTCTacaa GTGGAGAAGCGTCTGGATCTGGTCAAGCAGGTGACACACAGCACTCACAAGAAGCTGACGGCCTGCCTGCAGGGTCAGCAGGGGGCCGATGTCGAGAAGAGATCTGTCAAGTCTCCTTCT AAGAAACTACCGCTCACCATCCTTGCACAATGTATGGTAGAAGGAGCTGCTGTGTTGGGGGATGACTCTCTCCTGGG GAAGATGCTGATGATGTGTGGGGAGACGGAGGAGAAGTTGGCCCAGGAGCTCATCCTGTTTGAGTTTCAGATAGAAAGAGATGTGGTGGAGCCTATGTATGTGCTCGCTGAG gtggaCATTCCAAACATCCAAAAACAGAGGAAGCACTTAGCCAAACTTGTTTTGGACATGGACTCAGCTAGAACAAG ATTTCATCAATCATCCAAGTCATCTAGTCACCCAAGCACACTGCAGCCCGGCGCCAAGGCAGAGTCTCTCCGAGAGGAGATGGAGGAGGCAGCCAATCGGATGGAGATATGTAGG GATCAGTTGTCAGCAGATATGTACAGTTTTGTGGCCAAAGAAATAGACTATGCAAATTACTTCCAGACA CTAATAGAAACGCAGGCAGAGTATCACAGGAAGTCATTAGAGATTCTTCAGAGTATCCTGCCCCAGATAAAAGCTCACCAAG AAGCGTGGGTGGAGAAGCCGTCGTATGGCAAGTCTCTGGAGGATCATCTGAATATTAGTGGGAGAGAGATTGCCTTCCCCATTGAAGCTTGTGTCACAATGCTGTTAGAGTGTGGCATGCAAGAGGAG GGCCTCTTCAGAATCGCTCCATCAGCCTCCAAGCTGAAGAAGCTGAAAGCCTCCCTGGACTGTGGAGTTCTGGATGTGCAGGAGTACTCCTCCGACCCACACGCCATCGCAG GGGCTCTGAAATCATACCTCCGTGAGCTCCCTGAGCCACTGATGACCACTGAACTTTATGATGAATGGATTCAGGCCTCCAA CATCCCAGATTTGGAGAAGAGGCTTCAAGCATTAATGGCAGTGTGTGAAAAACTCCCGACAGACAACTTGAACAATTTCAG ATATCTAATCAAATTCTTAGCCAAGCTAACCGACTTCCAAGACGACAATAAGATGAGTCCCGGTAACCAGGCCATTGTTCTTGGTCCTAACTTGCTCTGGACACACACTGAACC GAACATGACGGAGATGATGACCACCCTGTCCCTACAGATTGTTAGCATCGTTGAGCCCATTATTCAGCATGCTGACTGGTTCTTCCCTGGAG AGATTGAATTCAACTTGACAGGGTGCTACGGCAGCCCGATCCACAGCAACCACAACTCCAACTACAGCTCCATGCCCTCACCAGACCTGGACCAATCGGAGCGCAAGCAGCAGCACGACCAGACCCGACGGCCACTGAGCGTTGCCACGGACAACATGATGCTGGAGTTTTACAAGAAGGATGG CATTAGGAAGATACAAAG TATGGGCGTGCGGGTTATGGATACTTCCTGGGTGTCTCGTAAGGGTTCGGCCACTCTGACGCGAAAGACCTCCTCCACCCCGCCAGGCCTGCAGGGCTCCGTGGACACGCTCATACCCGAGCAGCCCGGAGAGCTCGCCTGCTCCCCGTCTGCAACCCCCCCACTGGGAGAAAGGATTTG TTCATTCAAGAGTAAAGAGCTCTCCCCTGTAATTGGACACAAAGGCATCCAGGTGGCCGGTCCGACAGTCCCCCTCAGCTGTAGTCCTCAGAGCAGCAGCCAGTCCCCCCACTCCATAGAGCACAGTCCACACACCCTGCGCAAAG GTTCCAAGAAGTTGGCCCCTGTGCCTCCCAAGGTCCCTTACAGCCAGTCTTGCGGGATGTCCGACCAATCAACAGGTCAGCCGTCACCGGTCAGCCTGTCCCCCACACCTCCTAGCACCCCCTCCCCTTATGGACTGGCCTGCCCTCCGGGGCAAGTGCCGCCTTGCTCCCCTGGGCAGACCCTGTTTGGGGCGTCCCACTCCCTTTCGTCCCCTCCCTCCCTGACCGGAACGCTCACCAAGTCGCGGCCCACCCCAAAGCCCAGGCAGAGACCCAGTCTGCCCCCTCCTCAGCCGCCCACAGCCCCCCAGTTGTTCACAGGCTCGGCCATGGCCACAGTCCCCCAGCCCCTGGAGCTGGGCCTCCTGGATGGACTGTCTCCCGGGGAGAGCATGTCTACAG ATATCTTCAATTATGAAATCCCCTCCATCAATGTCAATCTGGACAGCCTCATCGATGAGTTCAGCGGTGCCCCTTGCAGGAGGTCCCTGGCAGTGACAGACTCTCCAGAGGGGGACGCTGTGCCTGAGGAGGAGCCACAGAGCACCACTCTATGA
- the arhgap44a gene encoding rho GTPase-activating protein 44 isoform X3: MKKQFNRMRQLANQTVGRAEKTEVLSEDLLQVEKRLDLVKQVTHSTHKKLTACLQGQQGADVEKRSVKSPSKKLPLTILAQCMVEGAAVLGDDSLLGKMLMMCGETEEKLAQELILFEFQIERDVVEPMYVLAEVDIPNIQKQRKHLAKLVLDMDSARTRFHQSSKSSSHPSTLQPGAKAESLREEMEEAANRMEICRDQLSADMYSFVAKEIDYANYFQTLIETQAEYHRKSLEILQSILPQIKAHQEAWVEKPSYGKSLEDHLNISGREIAFPIEACVTMLLECGMQEEGLFRIAPSASKLKKLKASLDCGVLDVQEYSSDPHAIAGALKSYLRELPEPLMTTELYDEWIQASNIPDLEKRLQALMAVCEKLPTDNLNNFRYLIKFLAKLTDFQDDNKMSPGNQAIVLGPNLLWTHTEPNMTEMMTTLSLQIVSIVEPIIQHADWFFPGEIEFNLTGCYGSPIHSNHNSNYSSMPSPDLDQSERKQQHDQTRRPLSVATDNMMLEFYKKDGIRKIQSMGVRVMDTSWVSRKGSATLTRKTSSTPPGLQGSVDTLIPEQPGELACSPSATPPLGERICSDNVSPNRPDTSHAHPPPGEDRPPPPYPISSCHTAPHLFYPKPPPCARPVAPGPESQPPASPPPPLRWSGFTPPAPPPSSSSSSSSSSLDINSNPKPSCLHFPKHSPPSDMSHAPPPDTNASPLYIKTPFVLTRHDQSLGNPPSLPSSAPPPPPWTACPCARERGPPRLTSSFKSKELSPVIGHKGIQVAGPTVPLSCSPQSSSQSPHSIEHSPHTLRKGSKKLAPVPPKVPYSQSCGMSDQSTDIFNYEIPSINVNLDSLIDEFSGAPCRRSLAVTDSPEGDAVPEEEPQSTTL; the protein is encoded by the exons GGCCGAGAAAACAGAGGTGTTAAGCGAGGACCTTCTacaa GTGGAGAAGCGTCTGGATCTGGTCAAGCAGGTGACACACAGCACTCACAAGAAGCTGACGGCCTGCCTGCAGGGTCAGCAGGGGGCCGATGTCGAGAAGAGATCTGTCAAGTCTCCTTCT AAGAAACTACCGCTCACCATCCTTGCACAATGTATGGTAGAAGGAGCTGCTGTGTTGGGGGATGACTCTCTCCTGGG GAAGATGCTGATGATGTGTGGGGAGACGGAGGAGAAGTTGGCCCAGGAGCTCATCCTGTTTGAGTTTCAGATAGAAAGAGATGTGGTGGAGCCTATGTATGTGCTCGCTGAG gtggaCATTCCAAACATCCAAAAACAGAGGAAGCACTTAGCCAAACTTGTTTTGGACATGGACTCAGCTAGAACAAG ATTTCATCAATCATCCAAGTCATCTAGTCACCCAAGCACACTGCAGCCCGGCGCCAAGGCAGAGTCTCTCCGAGAGGAGATGGAGGAGGCAGCCAATCGGATGGAGATATGTAGG GATCAGTTGTCAGCAGATATGTACAGTTTTGTGGCCAAAGAAATAGACTATGCAAATTACTTCCAGACA CTAATAGAAACGCAGGCAGAGTATCACAGGAAGTCATTAGAGATTCTTCAGAGTATCCTGCCCCAGATAAAAGCTCACCAAG AAGCGTGGGTGGAGAAGCCGTCGTATGGCAAGTCTCTGGAGGATCATCTGAATATTAGTGGGAGAGAGATTGCCTTCCCCATTGAAGCTTGTGTCACAATGCTGTTAGAGTGTGGCATGCAAGAGGAG GGCCTCTTCAGAATCGCTCCATCAGCCTCCAAGCTGAAGAAGCTGAAAGCCTCCCTGGACTGTGGAGTTCTGGATGTGCAGGAGTACTCCTCCGACCCACACGCCATCGCAG GGGCTCTGAAATCATACCTCCGTGAGCTCCCTGAGCCACTGATGACCACTGAACTTTATGATGAATGGATTCAGGCCTCCAA CATCCCAGATTTGGAGAAGAGGCTTCAAGCATTAATGGCAGTGTGTGAAAAACTCCCGACAGACAACTTGAACAATTTCAG ATATCTAATCAAATTCTTAGCCAAGCTAACCGACTTCCAAGACGACAATAAGATGAGTCCCGGTAACCAGGCCATTGTTCTTGGTCCTAACTTGCTCTGGACACACACTGAACC GAACATGACGGAGATGATGACCACCCTGTCCCTACAGATTGTTAGCATCGTTGAGCCCATTATTCAGCATGCTGACTGGTTCTTCCCTGGAG AGATTGAATTCAACTTGACAGGGTGCTACGGCAGCCCGATCCACAGCAACCACAACTCCAACTACAGCTCCATGCCCTCACCAGACCTGGACCAATCGGAGCGCAAGCAGCAGCACGACCAGACCCGACGGCCACTGAGCGTTGCCACGGACAACATGATGCTGGAGTTTTACAAGAAGGATGG CATTAGGAAGATACAAAG TATGGGCGTGCGGGTTATGGATACTTCCTGGGTGTCTCGTAAGGGTTCGGCCACTCTGACGCGAAAGACCTCCTCCACCCCGCCAGGCCTGCAGGGCTCCGTGGACACGCTCATACCCGAGCAGCCCGGAGAGCTCGCCTGCTCCCCGTCTGCAACCCCCCCACTGGGAGAAAGGATTTG CTCAGACAACGTGTCGCCAAATCGGCCGGACACCTCTCATGCCCACCCACCCCCAGGGGAGGACCGCCCACCCCCCCCTTACCCCATCTCCTCGTGCCACACTGCCCCCCACCTCTTCTATCCCAAACCCCCACCCTGCGCTCGCCCTGTGGCACCGGGTCCAGAGTCCCAGCCCCCTGCCTCCCCCCCGCCCCCACTGCGCTGGTCTGGCTTCACTCCCCcggccccgcccccttcctcctcttcttcctcctcctcctcgtcacTTGACATCAATTCGAACCCCAAACCCAGCTGTCTGCATTTCCCCAAGCACAGCCCGCCCAGTGACATGTCGCATGCCCCCCCACCGGACACTAATGCTTCACCACTCTACATCAAAACCCCCTTTGTGTTAACCCGCCATGACCAGTCCCTTGGCAACCCCCCTAGCCTCCCTTCGTCCGCCCCCCCGCCCCCGCCGTGGACTGCCTGTCCATGTGCCCGAGAGAGAGGACCCCCCAGGCTGACTAG TTCATTCAAGAGTAAAGAGCTCTCCCCTGTAATTGGACACAAAGGCATCCAGGTGGCCGGTCCGACAGTCCCCCTCAGCTGTAGTCCTCAGAGCAGCAGCCAGTCCCCCCACTCCATAGAGCACAGTCCACACACCCTGCGCAAAG GTTCCAAGAAGTTGGCCCCTGTGCCTCCCAAGGTCCCTTACAGCCAGTCTTGCGGGATGTCCGACCAATCAACAG ATATCTTCAATTATGAAATCCCCTCCATCAATGTCAATCTGGACAGCCTCATCGATGAGTTCAGCGGTGCCCCTTGCAGGAGGTCCCTGGCAGTGACAGACTCTCCAGAGGGGGACGCTGTGCCTGAGGAGGAGCCACAGAGCACCACTCTATGA
- the arhgap44a gene encoding rho GTPase-activating protein 44 isoform X6 — MKKQFNRMRQLANQTVGRAEKTEVLSEDLLQVEKRLDLVKQVTHSTHKKLTACLQGQQGADVEKRSVKSPSKKLPLTILAQCMVEGAAVLGDDSLLGKMLMMCGETEEKLAQELILFEFQIERDVVEPMYVLAEVDIPNIQKQRKHLAKLVLDMDSARTRFHQSSKSSSHPSTLQPGAKAESLREEMEEAANRMEICRDQLSADMYSFVAKEIDYANYFQTLIETQAEYHRKSLEILQSILPQIKAHQEAWVEKPSYGKSLEDHLNISGREIAFPIEACVTMLLECGMQEEGLFRIAPSASKLKKLKASLDCGVLDVQEYSSDPHAIAGALKSYLRELPEPLMTTELYDEWIQASNIPDLEKRLQALMAVCEKLPTDNLNNFRYLIKFLAKLTDFQDDNKMSPGNQAIVLGPNLLWTHTEPNMTEMMTTLSLQIVSIVEPIIQHADWFFPGEIEFNLTGCYGSPIHSNHNSNYSSMPSPDLDQSERKQQHDQTRRPLSVATDNMMLEFYKKDGMGVRVMDTSWVSRKGSATLTRKTSSTPPGLQGSVDTLIPEQPGELACSPSATPPLGERICSFKSKELSPVIGHKGIQVAGPTVPLSCSPQSSSQSPHSIEHSPHTLRKGSKKLAPVPPKVPYSQSCGMSDQSTGQPSPVSLSPTPPSTPSPYGLACPPGQVPPCSPGQTLFGASHSLSSPPSLTGTLTKSRPTPKPRQRPSLPPPQPPTAPQLFTGSAMATVPQPLELGLLDGLSPGESMSTDIFNYEIPSINVNLDSLIDEFSGAPCRRSLAVTDSPEGDAVPEEEPQSTTL, encoded by the exons GGCCGAGAAAACAGAGGTGTTAAGCGAGGACCTTCTacaa GTGGAGAAGCGTCTGGATCTGGTCAAGCAGGTGACACACAGCACTCACAAGAAGCTGACGGCCTGCCTGCAGGGTCAGCAGGGGGCCGATGTCGAGAAGAGATCTGTCAAGTCTCCTTCT AAGAAACTACCGCTCACCATCCTTGCACAATGTATGGTAGAAGGAGCTGCTGTGTTGGGGGATGACTCTCTCCTGGG GAAGATGCTGATGATGTGTGGGGAGACGGAGGAGAAGTTGGCCCAGGAGCTCATCCTGTTTGAGTTTCAGATAGAAAGAGATGTGGTGGAGCCTATGTATGTGCTCGCTGAG gtggaCATTCCAAACATCCAAAAACAGAGGAAGCACTTAGCCAAACTTGTTTTGGACATGGACTCAGCTAGAACAAG ATTTCATCAATCATCCAAGTCATCTAGTCACCCAAGCACACTGCAGCCCGGCGCCAAGGCAGAGTCTCTCCGAGAGGAGATGGAGGAGGCAGCCAATCGGATGGAGATATGTAGG GATCAGTTGTCAGCAGATATGTACAGTTTTGTGGCCAAAGAAATAGACTATGCAAATTACTTCCAGACA CTAATAGAAACGCAGGCAGAGTATCACAGGAAGTCATTAGAGATTCTTCAGAGTATCCTGCCCCAGATAAAAGCTCACCAAG AAGCGTGGGTGGAGAAGCCGTCGTATGGCAAGTCTCTGGAGGATCATCTGAATATTAGTGGGAGAGAGATTGCCTTCCCCATTGAAGCTTGTGTCACAATGCTGTTAGAGTGTGGCATGCAAGAGGAG GGCCTCTTCAGAATCGCTCCATCAGCCTCCAAGCTGAAGAAGCTGAAAGCCTCCCTGGACTGTGGAGTTCTGGATGTGCAGGAGTACTCCTCCGACCCACACGCCATCGCAG GGGCTCTGAAATCATACCTCCGTGAGCTCCCTGAGCCACTGATGACCACTGAACTTTATGATGAATGGATTCAGGCCTCCAA CATCCCAGATTTGGAGAAGAGGCTTCAAGCATTAATGGCAGTGTGTGAAAAACTCCCGACAGACAACTTGAACAATTTCAG ATATCTAATCAAATTCTTAGCCAAGCTAACCGACTTCCAAGACGACAATAAGATGAGTCCCGGTAACCAGGCCATTGTTCTTGGTCCTAACTTGCTCTGGACACACACTGAACC GAACATGACGGAGATGATGACCACCCTGTCCCTACAGATTGTTAGCATCGTTGAGCCCATTATTCAGCATGCTGACTGGTTCTTCCCTGGAG AGATTGAATTCAACTTGACAGGGTGCTACGGCAGCCCGATCCACAGCAACCACAACTCCAACTACAGCTCCATGCCCTCACCAGACCTGGACCAATCGGAGCGCAAGCAGCAGCACGACCAGACCCGACGGCCACTGAGCGTTGCCACGGACAACATGATGCTGGAGTTTTACAAGAAGGATGG TATGGGCGTGCGGGTTATGGATACTTCCTGGGTGTCTCGTAAGGGTTCGGCCACTCTGACGCGAAAGACCTCCTCCACCCCGCCAGGCCTGCAGGGCTCCGTGGACACGCTCATACCCGAGCAGCCCGGAGAGCTCGCCTGCTCCCCGTCTGCAACCCCCCCACTGGGAGAAAGGATTTG TTCATTCAAGAGTAAAGAGCTCTCCCCTGTAATTGGACACAAAGGCATCCAGGTGGCCGGTCCGACAGTCCCCCTCAGCTGTAGTCCTCAGAGCAGCAGCCAGTCCCCCCACTCCATAGAGCACAGTCCACACACCCTGCGCAAAG GTTCCAAGAAGTTGGCCCCTGTGCCTCCCAAGGTCCCTTACAGCCAGTCTTGCGGGATGTCCGACCAATCAACAGGTCAGCCGTCACCGGTCAGCCTGTCCCCCACACCTCCTAGCACCCCCTCCCCTTATGGACTGGCCTGCCCTCCGGGGCAAGTGCCGCCTTGCTCCCCTGGGCAGACCCTGTTTGGGGCGTCCCACTCCCTTTCGTCCCCTCCCTCCCTGACCGGAACGCTCACCAAGTCGCGGCCCACCCCAAAGCCCAGGCAGAGACCCAGTCTGCCCCCTCCTCAGCCGCCCACAGCCCCCCAGTTGTTCACAGGCTCGGCCATGGCCACAGTCCCCCAGCCCCTGGAGCTGGGCCTCCTGGATGGACTGTCTCCCGGGGAGAGCATGTCTACAG ATATCTTCAATTATGAAATCCCCTCCATCAATGTCAATCTGGACAGCCTCATCGATGAGTTCAGCGGTGCCCCTTGCAGGAGGTCCCTGGCAGTGACAGACTCTCCAGAGGGGGACGCTGTGCCTGAGGAGGAGCCACAGAGCACCACTCTATGA
- the arhgap44a gene encoding rho GTPase-activating protein 44 isoform X1, with product MKKQFNRMRQLANQTVGRAEKTEVLSEDLLQVEKRLDLVKQVTHSTHKKLTACLQGQQGADVEKRSVKSPSKKLPLTILAQCMVEGAAVLGDDSLLGKMLMMCGETEEKLAQELILFEFQIERDVVEPMYVLAEVDIPNIQKQRKHLAKLVLDMDSARTRFHQSSKSSSHPSTLQPGAKAESLREEMEEAANRMEICRDQLSADMYSFVAKEIDYANYFQTLIETQAEYHRKSLEILQSILPQIKAHQEAWVEKPSYGKSLEDHLNISGREIAFPIEACVTMLLECGMQEEGLFRIAPSASKLKKLKASLDCGVLDVQEYSSDPHAIAGALKSYLRELPEPLMTTELYDEWIQASNIPDLEKRLQALMAVCEKLPTDNLNNFRYLIKFLAKLTDFQDDNKMSPGNQAIVLGPNLLWTHTEPNMTEMMTTLSLQIVSIVEPIIQHADWFFPGEIEFNLTGCYGSPIHSNHNSNYSSMPSPDLDQSERKQQHDQTRRPLSVATDNMMLEFYKKDGIRKIQSMGVRVMDTSWVSRKGSATLTRKTSSTPPGLQGSVDTLIPEQPGELACSPSATPPLGERICSDNVSPNRPDTSHAHPPPGEDRPPPPYPISSCHTAPHLFYPKPPPCARPVAPGPESQPPASPPPPLRWSGFTPPAPPPSSSSSSSSSSLDINSNPKPSCLHFPKHSPPSDMSHAPPPDTNASPLYIKTPFVLTRHDQSLGNPPSLPSSAPPPPPWTACPCARERGPPRLTSSFKSKELSPVIGHKGIQVAGPTVPLSCSPQSSSQSPHSIEHSPHTLRKGSKKLAPVPPKVPYSQSCGMSDQSTGQPSPVSLSPTPPSTPSPYGLACPPGQVPPCSPGQTLFGASHSLSSPPSLTGTLTKSRPTPKPRQRPSLPPPQPPTAPQLFTGSAMATVPQPLELGLLDGLSPGESMSTDIFNYEIPSINVNLDSLIDEFSGAPCRRSLAVTDSPEGDAVPEEEPQSTTL from the exons GGCCGAGAAAACAGAGGTGTTAAGCGAGGACCTTCTacaa GTGGAGAAGCGTCTGGATCTGGTCAAGCAGGTGACACACAGCACTCACAAGAAGCTGACGGCCTGCCTGCAGGGTCAGCAGGGGGCCGATGTCGAGAAGAGATCTGTCAAGTCTCCTTCT AAGAAACTACCGCTCACCATCCTTGCACAATGTATGGTAGAAGGAGCTGCTGTGTTGGGGGATGACTCTCTCCTGGG GAAGATGCTGATGATGTGTGGGGAGACGGAGGAGAAGTTGGCCCAGGAGCTCATCCTGTTTGAGTTTCAGATAGAAAGAGATGTGGTGGAGCCTATGTATGTGCTCGCTGAG gtggaCATTCCAAACATCCAAAAACAGAGGAAGCACTTAGCCAAACTTGTTTTGGACATGGACTCAGCTAGAACAAG ATTTCATCAATCATCCAAGTCATCTAGTCACCCAAGCACACTGCAGCCCGGCGCCAAGGCAGAGTCTCTCCGAGAGGAGATGGAGGAGGCAGCCAATCGGATGGAGATATGTAGG GATCAGTTGTCAGCAGATATGTACAGTTTTGTGGCCAAAGAAATAGACTATGCAAATTACTTCCAGACA CTAATAGAAACGCAGGCAGAGTATCACAGGAAGTCATTAGAGATTCTTCAGAGTATCCTGCCCCAGATAAAAGCTCACCAAG AAGCGTGGGTGGAGAAGCCGTCGTATGGCAAGTCTCTGGAGGATCATCTGAATATTAGTGGGAGAGAGATTGCCTTCCCCATTGAAGCTTGTGTCACAATGCTGTTAGAGTGTGGCATGCAAGAGGAG GGCCTCTTCAGAATCGCTCCATCAGCCTCCAAGCTGAAGAAGCTGAAAGCCTCCCTGGACTGTGGAGTTCTGGATGTGCAGGAGTACTCCTCCGACCCACACGCCATCGCAG GGGCTCTGAAATCATACCTCCGTGAGCTCCCTGAGCCACTGATGACCACTGAACTTTATGATGAATGGATTCAGGCCTCCAA CATCCCAGATTTGGAGAAGAGGCTTCAAGCATTAATGGCAGTGTGTGAAAAACTCCCGACAGACAACTTGAACAATTTCAG ATATCTAATCAAATTCTTAGCCAAGCTAACCGACTTCCAAGACGACAATAAGATGAGTCCCGGTAACCAGGCCATTGTTCTTGGTCCTAACTTGCTCTGGACACACACTGAACC GAACATGACGGAGATGATGACCACCCTGTCCCTACAGATTGTTAGCATCGTTGAGCCCATTATTCAGCATGCTGACTGGTTCTTCCCTGGAG AGATTGAATTCAACTTGACAGGGTGCTACGGCAGCCCGATCCACAGCAACCACAACTCCAACTACAGCTCCATGCCCTCACCAGACCTGGACCAATCGGAGCGCAAGCAGCAGCACGACCAGACCCGACGGCCACTGAGCGTTGCCACGGACAACATGATGCTGGAGTTTTACAAGAAGGATGG CATTAGGAAGATACAAAG TATGGGCGTGCGGGTTATGGATACTTCCTGGGTGTCTCGTAAGGGTTCGGCCACTCTGACGCGAAAGACCTCCTCCACCCCGCCAGGCCTGCAGGGCTCCGTGGACACGCTCATACCCGAGCAGCCCGGAGAGCTCGCCTGCTCCCCGTCTGCAACCCCCCCACTGGGAGAAAGGATTTG CTCAGACAACGTGTCGCCAAATCGGCCGGACACCTCTCATGCCCACCCACCCCCAGGGGAGGACCGCCCACCCCCCCCTTACCCCATCTCCTCGTGCCACACTGCCCCCCACCTCTTCTATCCCAAACCCCCACCCTGCGCTCGCCCTGTGGCACCGGGTCCAGAGTCCCAGCCCCCTGCCTCCCCCCCGCCCCCACTGCGCTGGTCTGGCTTCACTCCCCcggccccgcccccttcctcctcttcttcctcctcctcctcgtcacTTGACATCAATTCGAACCCCAAACCCAGCTGTCTGCATTTCCCCAAGCACAGCCCGCCCAGTGACATGTCGCATGCCCCCCCACCGGACACTAATGCTTCACCACTCTACATCAAAACCCCCTTTGTGTTAACCCGCCATGACCAGTCCCTTGGCAACCCCCCTAGCCTCCCTTCGTCCGCCCCCCCGCCCCCGCCGTGGACTGCCTGTCCATGTGCCCGAGAGAGAGGACCCCCCAGGCTGACTAG TTCATTCAAGAGTAAAGAGCTCTCCCCTGTAATTGGACACAAAGGCATCCAGGTGGCCGGTCCGACAGTCCCCCTCAGCTGTAGTCCTCAGAGCAGCAGCCAGTCCCCCCACTCCATAGAGCACAGTCCACACACCCTGCGCAAAG GTTCCAAGAAGTTGGCCCCTGTGCCTCCCAAGGTCCCTTACAGCCAGTCTTGCGGGATGTCCGACCAATCAACAGGTCAGCCGTCACCGGTCAGCCTGTCCCCCACACCTCCTAGCACCCCCTCCCCTTATGGACTGGCCTGCCCTCCGGGGCAAGTGCCGCCTTGCTCCCCTGGGCAGACCCTGTTTGGGGCGTCCCACTCCCTTTCGTCCCCTCCCTCCCTGACCGGAACGCTCACCAAGTCGCGGCCCACCCCAAAGCCCAGGCAGAGACCCAGTCTGCCCCCTCCTCAGCCGCCCACAGCCCCCCAGTTGTTCACAGGCTCGGCCATGGCCACAGTCCCCCAGCCCCTGGAGCTGGGCCTCCTGGATGGACTGTCTCCCGGGGAGAGCATGTCTACAG ATATCTTCAATTATGAAATCCCCTCCATCAATGTCAATCTGGACAGCCTCATCGATGAGTTCAGCGGTGCCCCTTGCAGGAGGTCCCTGGCAGTGACAGACTCTCCAGAGGGGGACGCTGTGCCTGAGGAGGAGCCACAGAGCACCACTCTATGA